In Pectobacterium brasiliense, a single genomic region encodes these proteins:
- a CDS encoding Ig-like domain-containing protein — protein MVISRRRSLRAIPQVTPLPRNTSHAYGVDTVAPVASISIDNVTSDNVINASESGQTIAVTGQVGNEVKAGDAVTVKVGTETYQTTVNTDGKTWSVNVPGSVLAANGDISATVTTRDTAGNVTTANTSHTYGVDTVAPVASISIDNVTSDNVINATESGQTIAVTGQVGNEVKAGDAVTVKVGAETYQTTVNADGKTWSVNVPGAVLAANSDVSATVTTRDTAGNATTVNTSHAYGVDTVAPVASISIDNVTSDNVINASESGQTIAVTGQVGNEVKAGDAVTVKVGTETYQTTVNTDGKTWSVNVPGSVLVANGDISATVTTRDTAGNATTANTSHAYGVDTVAPVASISIDNVTSDNVINAAESGQTIAVTGKVDNDVKAGDAITVTVGTETYQTTVNADGKTWSVNVPGSVLAANGDVSASVTTRDTAGNVTTANTSHTYGVDTVAPVASISIDNVTSDNVINASESGQTIAVTGKVDNDVKAGDAITVKVGTETYQTTVNTDGKTWSVNVPGVVLAANGDISATVTTRDTAGNATTANTSHAYGVDTVAPVASISIDNVTSDNVINASESGQTIAVTGQVGNEVKAGDAVTVKVGTETYQTTVNTDGKTWSVNVPGSVLAANGDISATVTTRDTAGNVTTANTSHTYGVDTVAPVASISIDNVTSDNVINATESGQTIAVTGQVGNEVKAGDAVTVKIGTETYQTTVNADGKTWSVNVPGSVLAANGDISATVTTRDTAGNVTTANASHTYGVDTVAPVASISIDNVTSDNVINATESGQTIAVTGQVGNEVKAGDAITVKVGTETYQTTVNTDGKTWSVNVPGAVLAANGDVSASVTTRDTAGNATTANTSHAYGVDTVAPVASIAIDNVTSDNVINATESGQTIAVTGQVGNEVKAGDAVTVKVGTETYQTTVNTDGKTWSVNVPGSVLAANGDVSATVTTRDTAGNVTTANTSHAYGVDTVAPVASISIDNVTSDNVINASESGQAISVTGQVGNEVKAGDAVTVKVGTETYQTTVNTDGKTWSVNVPGSVLAANGDVSASVTTRDTAGNITTANTNHAYGVDTVAPTASIAIDNVTSDNVINASESGQTIAVTGQVGNEVKAGDAVTVKVGTETYQTTVNSDGKTWSVNVPGSVLAANGDISATVTTRDTAGNVTTANASHAYGVDTVAPVASIAIDNVTSDNVINATESGQTIAVTGQVGNEVKAGDVVTVKVGTETYQTTVNTDGKTWSVNVPGSVLAANGDISATVTTRDTAGNVTTANTSHTYGVDTVAPVASISIDDVTSDNVINAAESGQTIVVTGKVDNDVKAGDAVTVKVGNETYQTTVNTDGKTWSVNVPGSVLAANGDVSASVTTRDTAGNVTTANTSHTYGVDTVAPVASISIDDVTSDNVINTTESGQTIAVTGQVGNEVKVGDAVTVKVGTETYQTTVNADGKTWSVNVPGSVLAANGDISASVTTRDTAGNITTANTNHTYGVDTVAPVASISIDNVTSDNVINATESGQTIAVTGKVDNEVKAGDAVTVKVGTETYQTTVNTDGKTWSVNVPGSVLAANGDVSATVTTRDTVGNVTTANTSHAYGVDTVAPVASISIDNVTSDNVINANESRQTIPVTGKVGNEVRAGDSVTVKVGTETYQTTVNADGKTWSVSVPGSVLAANSDISASVTTRDTAGNATTANTSHAYGVDTVAPVASISIDNVTSDNVINASESGQTIAVTGKVDNDVKAGDAITVTVGTETYQTTVNIDGKTWNVNVPGSVLATNGDVSASVTTRDAAGNVTTANTSHAYGVDTVAPVASISIDNVTSDNVINVSESGQTIAVTGQVGNEVKAGDAVTVKVGTETYQTTVNTDGKTWSVNVPGSVLAANGDVSATVTTRDTVGNVTTANTSHAYGVDTVAPVASISIDNVTSDNVINANESRQTISVTGKVGNEIRAGDSVTVKVGAETYQTTVNADGKTWSVSVPGSVLAANSDISASVTTRDAAGNTTTANTHHTYSVDTTAPEIDITNFAGNDGYVSQSESKNTLVSGTSNEKKVDLVFTDVNGKSVTLHDVPVTNGKWQTNVDLSTLAEGKITAGATATDAAGNHAHDSSQAIMDITPPAAHNNTVFGTEDTPLHIGWSDLGVSSDTTSIVISSLPPAAAGTLYFNDNGSWKAVTAGQSFTAGNTDLRFTPAANVSGASLGDIAYRPVDSAGNTGDKAALHIGITPVADAPVVSLSITSGATTPTSSEIIKVNGGSANGGFDVQNGKIVAVGNGVRVWLTEGDPVPTVVGTGKVAYYSQGNTSGDGSYSDIFVVHSTSGYFYRQSDWAADRKDHRDLDSFNGNRTNNGSSAHSDYVFVIKEAGYTYNATYNTNNNQDTSVNTLDGLKVNYTNSSGKSGSFTTQVSNNIEGVIYSDGTTYTPGTNSATVEKVPGHAGTQTHTLDVSAALTDRDGSETLSGITLTGIPKGTVLTDHINNVKYTVGDDGSYIIKNANNAQTLAGKITLDVPVDAGKFNVVAQATSTEIANHDTATGYSAGGVEQYGMSIGTIGDDTMSGTHSHDVMIADVSGLQIIEGQNYNIAFMVDSSGSMSSTDIDNARTSLSNVFKSLINSAGGANSGTVNVFLADFDTQVGKTVSVNLNDTNALNKLTAVLNSMVGGSSAGGGTNYEDVFKTTANWFQSDVVKKNVGNNLTYFITDGEPTYYQTNEANEVRVSDWWQSLNIDNIAYKPGQSYSMDVRGAVREVIDSKGNVYQYAWSDDSKKVVGTVIGQVHAQGDGTYEISSLGGVGNNSSYWTQDYRGNWHWVDNSGNRDVSNTNAAQAFNLLKKQSTIEAIGIGADLNGDTLKRYDTDGVVQDHIDPANLNKAILGSSESIHAGNDQLNGGLGNDILFGDVVSFPNIDGNGITALQNYIGKQLGMQTGVPTAKEMHGYIATHSAEFDLSSAKDGNDILNGGAGNDILFGQGGNDTLIGGEGNDLLYGGAGDDILIGGAGGDTLIGGAGADTFKWQAGDIGNDVIKDFNAKEGDRIDLSDLVGELEEGTDISRYIRITDNHGSPTIEVSTAGNFTADKGGTVAVSITLEHYNGALPSLESLVSKPEPSS, from the coding sequence ATGGTGATATCTCGGCGACGGTCACTACGCGCGATACCGCAGGTAACGCCACTACCGCGCAATACCAGTCACGCTTACGGTGTGGATACGGTTGCGCCAGTTGCGTCGATCTCTATTGATAACGTCACGTCCGATAACGTCATCAATGCCAGCGAGTCCGGTCAAACCATTGCCGTCACCGGTCAGGTCGGTAATGAAGTCAAAGCGGGCGACGCGGTTACCGTTAAAGTCGGTACCGAGACCTATCAGACGACCGTCAATACCGACGGCAAGACCTGGAGCGTCAATGTTCCAGGATCGGTACTTGCTGCTAACGGTGATATCAGCGCGACCGTCACCACCCGCGATACCGCCGGTAATGTCACGACTGCGAACACCAGCCACACTTACGGTGTCGATACGGTTGCGCCTGTTGCCTCAATTTCTATCGACAATGTTACGTCCGATAACGTCATTAATGCTACCGAGTCCGGTCAGACGATAGCGGTCACCGGTCAGGTGGGCAATGAAGTCAAAGCCGGTGATGCAGTCACCGTTAAAGTGGGTGCCGAAACCTACCAGACCACTGTCAATGCTGACGGTAAAACCTGGAGCGTCAATGTGCCGGGAGCGGTGCTGGCAGCGAATAGTGATGTCAGCGCTACGGTCACCACGCGCGATACCGCAGGTAACGCCACTACCGTGAATACCAGTCACGCTTATGGTGTGGATACGGTTGCGCCAGTTGCGTCGATCTCTATTGATAACGTCACGTCCGATAACGTCATCAATGCCAGCGAGTCCGGTCAAACCATTGCCGTCACCGGTCAGGTCGGTAATGAAGTCAAAGCGGGCGATGCGGTTACCGTAAAAGTCGGCACCGAGACTTACCAGACGACGGTGAATACCGATGGCAAGACCTGGAGCGTGAATGTTCCCGGTTCTGTGCTGGTAGCGAATGGCGATATCTCGGCGACGGTTACCACCCGCGATACGGCAGGCAACGCTACCACCGCCAACACCAGCCACGCCTACGGTGTCGATACGGTTGCGCCAGTCGCGTCAATCTCTATTGATAACGTCACGTCCGATAACGTGATTAACGCGGCCGAGTCCGGTCAGACGATTGCGGTGACGGGGAAAGTCGATAATGACGTTAAAGCGGGCGATGCGATCACCGTTACCGTTGGCACCGAAACCTATCAGACCACGGTGAATGCCGATGGCAAGACCTGGAGCGTCAATGTTCCCGGTTCTGTGCTGGCTGCGAACGGTGATGTGAGTGCGTCCGTTACTACTCGAGATACCGCAGGCAACGTCACCACCGCCAATACCAGTCACACTTATGGCGTCGATACGGTTGCTCCCGTGGCGTCTATCTCTATTGATAACGTTACTTCAGACAATGTCATTAATGCTTCCGAATCGGGTCAGACGATCGCGGTGACCGGTAAAGTTGATAATGACGTGAAAGCAGGCGACGCGATCACGGTTAAAGTCGGCACCGAAACCTACCAGACCACCGTCAATACCGACGGCAAGACCTGGAGTGTCAATGTTCCGGGCGTTGTGCTGGCCGCTAATGGTGATATCTCGGCGACTGTCACTACGCGCGATACCGCAGGTAACGCCACTACCGCGAATACCAGTCATGCTTATGGTGTGGATACGGTTGCGCCAGTTGCGTCGATCTCTATTGATAACGTCACGTCCGATAACGTCATCAATGCCAGCGAGTCCGGTCAAACCATTGCCGTCACCGGTCAGGTCGGTAATGAAGTCAAAGCGGGCGACGCGGTTACCGTAAAAGTCGGTACCGAAACCTACCAGACCACGGTGAATACCGATGGCAAAACCTGGAGCGTGAATGTTCCCGGTTCTGTACTGGCTGCTAACGGTGATATCAGCGCGACCGTCACCACCCGCGATACCGCCGGTAATGTCACGACTGCGAACACCAGCCACACTTACGGTGTCGATACGGTTGCGCCTGTTGCCTCAATTTCTATCGACAATGTTACGTCCGATAACGTCATTAATGCTACCGAGTCCGGTCAGACGATAGCGGTCACGGGACAGGTTGGCAATGAAGTCAAAGCAGGCGACGCGGTTACCGTCAAAATCGGTACCGAGACGTACCAGACCACGGTGAATGCCGACGGCAAAACCTGGAGCGTGAATGTGCCGGGATCGGTACTTGCTGCTAACGGTGATATCAGCGCTACCGTCACCACGCGCGATACCGCAGGCAATGTCACCACCGCCAACGCCAGCCACACTTACGGTGTCGATACGGTTGCTCCCGTGGCGTCTATCTCTATTGATAACGTCACGTCAGACAATGTCATCAATGCGACCGAATCCGGTCAGACGATTGCGGTCACCGGTCAGGTCGGTAATGAAGTCAAAGCGGGCGATGCGATCACAGTTAAAGTGGGTACCGAGACCTACCAGACCACGGTGAATACCGACGGCAAGACCTGGAGCGTGAATGTCCCGGGAGCTGTGCTGGCCGCGAACGGCGATGTCTCAGCTTCGGTCACTACCCGCGATACGGCAGGCAACGCTACCACCGCCAACACCAGTCATGCTTATGGCGTCGATACGGTTGCGCCAGTTGCGTCGATCGCTATTGATAACGTCACGTCGGATAACGTGATTAATGCTACCGAGTCCGGTCAAACCATTGCCGTCACGGGTCAGGTTGGCAATGAAGTGAAAGCGGGCGATGCCGTTACGGTAAAAGTCGGCACCGAGACTTACCAGACGACAGTGAATACCGATGGTAAAACCTGGAGCGTCAACGTGCCCGGTTCCGTGCTGGCAGCAAACGGTGATGTGAGTGCGACGGTCACCACCCGTGATACCGCGGGTAATGTCACGACTGCGAACACCAGCCACGCTTACGGCGTGGATACGGTTGCGCCAGTGGCTTCAATTTCAATTGATAACGTCACGTCCGATAACGTGATTAACGCCAGCGAATCTGGTCAGGCTATTTCTGTCACCGGTCAGGTTGGCAATGAAGTCAAAGCGGGCGACGCGGTTACCGTTAAAGTCGGTACCGAGACGTACCAGACCACGGTGAATACCGATGGCAAAACCTGGAGCGTCAATGTTCCCGGTTCTGTACTTGCTGCTAACGGTGATGTCTCTGCTTCGGTCACTACCCGTGATACCGCAGGTAATATCACGACTGCGAACACGAATCACGCTTACGGTGTGGATACGGTTGCGCCAACCGCATCGATTGCTATCGACAATGTCACGTCGGATAACGTGATCAATGCCAGCGAGTCTGGGCAGACGATTGCGGTCACTGGTCAGGTGGGTAATGAAGTCAAAGCAGGTGATGCGGTTACCGTCAAAGTGGGTACCGAGACGTACCAGACCACGGTGAATAGCGATGGTAAAACCTGGAGCGTCAACGTACCGGGATCGGTACTGGCCGCTAACGGTGATATCAGCGCTACCGTCACCACGCGCGATACCGCAGGCAATGTCACCACCGCCAACGCCAGTCACGCCTACGGTGTCGATACCGTTGCACCAGTCGCGTCGATCGCTATCGACAATGTCACGTCGGATAACGTGATCAATGCGACCGAGTCCGGCCAGACGATAGCGGTGACCGGTCAGGTGGGTAATGAAGTCAAAGCAGGTGATGTGGTTACCGTCAAAGTGGGTACCGAGACGTACCAGACCACCGTCAATACCGATGGCAAGACCTGGAGCGTCAATGTTCCAGGATCGGTACTTGCTGCTAACGGTGATATCAGTGCGACCGTCACCACCCGCGATACCGCCGGTAATGTCACGACTGCGAACACCAGCCACACTTACGGTGTTGATACCGTCGCTCCAGTTGCCTCAATTTCAATTGATGATGTCACCAGCGATAACGTGATTAACGCGGCCGAGTCCGGCCAGACAATCGTCGTCACCGGTAAAGTCGATAACGACGTGAAAGCGGGCGATGCGGTTACCGTGAAAGTCGGTAACGAGACCTATCAGACGACGGTGAATACCGATGGCAAGACCTGGAGCGTGAATGTTCCCGGTTCTGTACTGGCTGCTAATGGTGATGTCTCAGCTTCGGTCACTACCCGCGATACCGCCGGTAATGTCACGACTGCGAACACCAGCCACACTTACGGTGTGGATACCGTCGCGCCAGTTGCCTCAATTTCAATTGATGATGTCACCAGCGATAACGTGATTAATACGACCGAATCCGGTCAGACTATTGCTGTGACCGGTCAGGTCGGTAATGAAGTCAAAGTTGGCGATGCGGTTACCGTGAAAGTGGGTACCGAAACCTACCAGACCACGGTGAATGCCGACGGTAAAACCTGGAGCGTCAATGTTCCCGGTTCTGTACTTGCTGCTAACGGTGACATCTCTGCTTCGGTCACTACCCGTGATACCGCAGGTAATATCACGACTGCGAACACGAATCACACTTACGGTGTGGATACGGTGGCACCAGTCGCTTCAATTTCTATCGATAACGTCACGTCGGATAACGTGATTAATGCGACCGAGTCCGGCCAAACCATAGCGGTCACTGGTAAAGTCGATAATGAAGTCAAAGCGGGCGATGCGGTTACCGTAAAAGTCGGCACCGAGACTTACCAGACCACGGTGAATACCGATGGCAAGACCTGGAGCGTCAATGTTCCGGGATCCGTGCTGGCTGCGAACGGTGATGTGAGTGCGACCGTCACCACACGCGATACGGTAGGTAACGTCACCACCGCGAATACCAGTCATGCTTATGGCGTCGATACGGTTGCGCCTGTTGCTTCAATTTCAATTGATAATGTCACGTCAGATAACGTGATTAATGCTAATGAATCCAGACAAACGATCCCTGTTACCGGAAAAGTCGGCAATGAGGTTAGGGCGGGCGATAGCGTTACGGTTAAAGTCGGCACCGAAACCTACCAGACGACGGTGAATGCCGATGGAAAAACCTGGAGTGTGAGTGTTCCCGGTTCGGTACTGGCGGCTAACAGTGACATTAGTGCCAGCGTGACCACGCGTGATACCGCAGGCAACGCTACCACCGCCAACACCAGTCATGCTTATGGCGTCGATACGGTTGCGCCAGTTGCCTCAATTTCTATCGATAACGTCACGTCGGATAACGTGATCAATGCCAGCGAGTCTGGGCAGACGATTGCGGTGACGGGGAAAGTCGATAACGACGTTAAAGCGGGCGATGCGATCACCGTTACCGTCGGCACGGAAACCTACCAGACGACGGTGAATATCGACGGCAAGACCTGGAACGTGAATGTTCCCGGTTCTGTGCTGGCTACGAACGGTGATGTGAGTGCGTCCGTTACTACTCGAGATGCCGCGGGCAACGTCACCACGGCGAATACCAGTCACGCCTACGGTGTCGATACCGTTGCGCCAGTCGCGTCGATCTCTATTGATAACGTCACGTCGGATAACGTGATTAACGTCAGCGAATCCGGTCAGACGATCGCCGTCACGGGTCAGGTGGGCAATGAAGTCAAAGCGGGCGATGCGGTTACCGTGAAAGTCGGCACGGAGACTTACCAGACGACGGTGAATACCGATGGCAAGACCTGGAGCGTGAATGTTCCCGGTTCCGTGCTGGCAGCAAACGGTGATGTGAGTGCGACCGTCACCACTCGCGATACGGTAGGTAACGTCACCACCGCCAACACCAGTCATGCTTATGGCGTCGATACGGTTGCGCCTGTTGCTTCAATTTCAATTGATAATGTCACGTCAGATAACGTGATTAATGCTAATGAATCCAGACAAACGATCTCTGTTACCGGAAAAGTCGGCAATGAGATTAGGGCGGGCGATAGCGTTACGGTTAAAGTCGGCGCCGAAACCTACCAGACGACGGTGAATGCCGATGGAAAAACCTGGAGTGTGAGTGTTCCCGGTTCTGTACTGGCGGCTAACAGTGACATTAGTGCCAGCGTGACCACGCGTGATGCGGCGGGGAATACCACCACGGCGAATACCCATCATACATACAGCGTGGATACAACCGCACCAGAAATTGATATTACGAATTTCGCGGGTAACGATGGCTATGTCAGCCAGAGTGAGTCGAAAAACACCCTGGTCAGCGGCACCAGCAACGAGAAGAAGGTCGATCTGGTCTTTACCGATGTGAATGGTAAGTCGGTTACGCTGCATGACGTGCCCGTGACGAACGGAAAATGGCAGACGAATGTCGATCTGAGTACGTTAGCGGAAGGCAAAATTACTGCAGGGGCGACGGCAACCGATGCGGCAGGCAATCATGCGCATGATAGCAGTCAGGCTATCATGGATATTACGCCGCCAGCCGCACACAACAACACGGTGTTTGGTACGGAAGACACGCCGCTGCACATTGGCTGGAGCGATCTGGGCGTATCGAGCGATACCACAAGCATCGTGATTTCGTCTCTGCCGCCTGCTGCCGCTGGCACGCTCTATTTTAATGATAACGGGAGTTGGAAAGCCGTCACCGCTGGACAATCCTTTACGGCGGGCAACACCGATCTACGCTTTACGCCTGCGGCTAATGTCTCTGGCGCATCGCTGGGTGACATTGCTTACCGACCTGTCGATAGCGCAGGGAATACCGGCGATAAGGCCGCACTGCATATTGGCATCACGCCAGTAGCCGATGCACCCGTTGTGAGTCTGAGCATCACCAGCGGTGCCACGACGCCGACCTCTTCAGAAATTATTAAGGTGAATGGCGGTAGCGCCAACGGTGGCTTCGACGTACAAAATGGGAAAATCGTCGCAGTGGGTAACGGGGTTCGCGTCTGGCTGACCGAGGGGGATCCTGTGCCTACCGTGGTCGGTACCGGTAAGGTGGCGTATTACAGTCAGGGCAACACTAGCGGTGACGGTAGCTACAGCGATATTTTCGTTGTGCACTCTACCAGCGGCTATTTTTATCGCCAGAGCGATTGGGCGGCCGATCGTAAGGATCACCGCGATTTGGATTCATTCAACGGTAACCGGACGAATAACGGCAGCAGCGCGCATTCTGATTATGTGTTCGTTATAAAAGAGGCGGGTTATACCTATAACGCGACCTACAACACGAACAATAATCAGGATACGTCGGTGAATACGCTGGATGGGCTAAAGGTCAATTACACCAATAGCAGCGGCAAGTCTGGCTCGTTTACGACGCAGGTTAGCAATAATATTGAAGGTGTGATCTATAGCGACGGCACGACCTACACTCCAGGCACCAACAGTGCGACGGTGGAAAAAGTGCCCGGTCATGCAGGAACGCAGACGCATACTCTTGATGTCTCGGCTGCTCTCACCGATCGTGACGGTAGTGAAACCCTGTCAGGGATTACGCTCACGGGGATTCCGAAAGGAACGGTGCTCACTGACCACATTAACAATGTGAAATATACCGTTGGTGACGATGGATCGTACATTATCAAGAACGCCAACAATGCTCAGACGCTGGCTGGAAAGATTACGCTCGACGTGCCAGTCGATGCAGGTAAATTCAACGTAGTCGCGCAGGCGACATCGACAGAAATCGCCAATCACGATACGGCGACCGGATACTCTGCCGGAGGCGTTGAACAGTATGGGATGAGTATCGGTACGATAGGCGATGACACTATGTCCGGGACGCATAGCCATGATGTGATGATCGCGGATGTATCTGGTTTGCAGATCATTGAAGGGCAGAATTACAACATTGCCTTTATGGTCGACTCATCAGGCAGCATGTCATCAACGGATATCGACAATGCGCGCACGTCGTTGAGTAACGTATTCAAAAGTCTGATCAACAGTGCTGGCGGCGCGAATTCTGGCACGGTGAACGTGTTCCTGGCTGACTTTGATACGCAGGTGGGTAAAACCGTATCTGTAAATCTGAACGACACCAATGCACTTAACAAGCTGACCGCCGTATTGAATTCAATGGTGGGGGGATCTTCCGCAGGCGGTGGAACCAACTATGAAGATGTATTCAAGACGACGGCAAACTGGTTCCAAAGTGATGTGGTGAAAAAGAATGTGGGTAATAACCTGACATATTTCATCACCGACGGTGAGCCAACTTACTACCAGACCAACGAGGCCAATGAAGTGCGCGTGAGCGACTGGTGGCAGTCGCTGAATATTGACAATATCGCCTACAAACCGGGGCAGTCTTACTCTATGGATGTACGCGGGGCTGTCCGCGAAGTGATTGATAGTAAAGGTAACGTTTATCAATATGCCTGGAGCGATGACAGTAAGAAAGTCGTAGGTACGGTCATTGGGCAAGTACACGCGCAAGGGGATGGAACGTATGAAATATCCTCTCTGGGCGGCGTGGGTAATAACAGCAGCTACTGGACGCAGGACTACCGAGGCAATTGGCACTGGGTTGATAATTCAGGCAACCGCGATGTCAGCAACACCAACGCGGCTCAGGCCTTCAATTTGCTGAAGAAGCAGTCGACGATTGAAGCGATCGGTATTGGTGCTGATTTAAATGGCGATACGCTGAAGCGCTATGACACCGATGGTGTGGTTCAGGATCATATTGATCCTGCTAACCTAAATAAAGCGATTCTGGGCAGCAGCGAATCGATACATGCCGGTAATGATCAACTCAATGGCGGGTTGGGGAATGACATTCTGTTCGGCGATGTCGTGTCGTTTCCTAATATCGACGGCAATGGTATTACCGCCTTGCAGAACTACATCGGCAAGCAGTTAGGTATGCAAACAGGCGTACCCACTGCGAAAGAGATGCATGGTTATATTGCCACGCACAGCGCGGAGTTTGATTTGTCGTCGGCGAAAGATGGCAATGACATACTCAACGGTGGAGCAGGGAATGATATTCTTTTTGGCCAAGGTGGAAATGATACGTTGATTGGCGGAGAAGGTAATGATCTGCTCTATGGCGGTGCGGGAGATGACATCCTGATCGGCGGCGCAGGGGGCGATACGCTCATCGGCGGGGCGGGTGCGGATACCTTTAAGTGGCAGGCTGGTGATATCGGCAACGATGTGATCAAAGACTTCAATGCCAAAGAAGGTGACCGGATTGATTTAAGCGATCTGGTTGGCGAACTGGAGGAGGGCACCGATATCAGCCGCTATATTCGCATTACCGATAATCATGGTTCACCGACGATTGAAGTGAGCACCGCAGGGAACTTTACGGCGGATAAAGGCGGAACGGTTGCAGTGTCGATTACGTTGGAACACTATAACGGTGCATTGCCGTCGCTTGAAAGTCTGGTCAGCAAGCCAGAACCGTCTAGCTGA